In one Chitinophaga sancti genomic region, the following are encoded:
- a CDS encoding helix-turn-helix transcriptional regulator, protein MTITSMPEKVHQGRAVKRLREILHVKQDVLADALNISQQSVSLLETKETIEPEQLELIAKTLKVPVDAIKNFNEDAAIYNIQHNYEGATANSTHFGRDYFNCTFNPMDKYIEAMEDIKKLNAALLKEKDEKIALLEKMLADKKK, encoded by the coding sequence ATGACAATTACCAGTATGCCTGAAAAAGTACACCAAGGACGCGCGGTAAAACGCCTTAGAGAAATCCTGCATGTTAAACAGGATGTATTGGCTGATGCCCTCAATATCAGCCAGCAGAGTGTTTCTTTATTGGAAACCAAAGAAACCATTGAGCCGGAGCAGTTGGAGTTGATTGCTAAGACGTTGAAGGTGCCGGTGGACGCGATTAAGAATTTTAATGAGGATGCTGCCATTTATAATATTCAGCATAATTATGAAGGGGCCACTGCGAACTCGACCCACTTTGGCCGCGACTATTTTAACTGTACGTTTAATCCTATGGATAAGTACATCGAGGCAATGGAGGACATAAAGAAGTTAAATGCTGCTCTTTTAAAAGAAAAAGATGAGAAGATTGCTTTGCTAGAGAAAATGCTGGCAGATAAGAAAAAGTAA
- a CDS encoding sensor histidine kinase, with translation MPISFENNTITPLPPAALAQKSAPQTIELFLGMFAHELRTQVAGTVQVCRYIREGSNSEAFFQALETTTLDTLHVLDNMLATVKFHNGKLDITPAYCQIDFQLWITPVVRQQERTAALQQKDICLILHPSLENIQVTTDPVKLGQILQNLLSNALKYSHPGTVITVKCRLENNVICLQVINQGMEIPPDKASRLFMPYERLDNGLAGTGLGLFLSAQYTQALGGALAVQSERGNTVFTVTLPVYR, from the coding sequence ATGCCAATCTCATTTGAAAACAACACTATTACCCCATTACCACCGGCTGCTTTAGCTCAAAAAAGCGCCCCACAGACTATAGAACTGTTCCTCGGTATGTTTGCCCATGAACTACGTACACAAGTAGCCGGCACTGTCCAGGTTTGCCGGTATATCCGCGAAGGCAGCAATTCGGAAGCCTTCTTTCAGGCGCTGGAAACTACAACTCTTGATACCCTACATGTATTGGATAATATGCTTGCTACCGTAAAATTCCATAACGGTAAACTGGATATTACACCTGCCTACTGCCAGATTGATTTCCAGTTATGGATAACACCGGTCGTTCGTCAACAGGAAAGGACTGCGGCCCTGCAACAAAAGGATATTTGCCTTATACTGCATCCCTCGCTGGAAAACATACAGGTTACCACAGATCCTGTAAAACTTGGGCAGATACTGCAAAATCTGCTTTCCAATGCTCTTAAATACAGCCACCCCGGCACTGTTATTACCGTAAAGTGCCGCCTGGAAAATAATGTAATCTGCCTACAGGTTATCAATCAGGGCATGGAAATCCCGCCGGATAAAGCCTCCCGTTTATTTATGCCATACGAGAGGTTAGACAATGGCCTGGCAGGCACCGGGTTAGGACTGTTTCTTAGCGCGCAGTATACACAGGCTTTGGGCGGTGCTCTTGCTGTGCAAAGCGAGCGGGGAAATACCGTTTTTACTGTAACCCTTCCCGTTTACCGGTAA
- a CDS encoding HEPN domain-containing protein, whose protein sequence is MRTHLPHLSKQQIIQLAKLIEKILLVLQPELIWCLGTRTTIMQDWSCFWPGEDYRETIFPTTFDLLILTTDTEKRPEYELIQLIEQQAASLPCEITCMVQKYAAFMEGLPAGYRFDTTVYRKAVPVYSNGKPLTADLPVEPTKEELKNRIITQWTRCFTTAQRFFKTATDCQQDNWPEQAVFNLHQAAQHTCMAILRGITGYRSTTHNLSRLLALIDNFSMEPSVIFPRLTRAETELFNLLNKAYSDARYKEDYTVSAEKAAILIDRIKELMSVAESLYQKKLQELDREQPIVFPITTTHETTA, encoded by the coding sequence ATGCGCACACATCTACCCCATCTGTCCAAACAGCAGATCATACAACTGGCAAAGCTGATAGAGAAAATCCTACTTGTTCTGCAACCGGAACTAATCTGGTGCTTAGGCACCCGTACAACCATTATGCAGGACTGGAGTTGTTTTTGGCCGGGTGAAGATTACCGGGAAACGATATTCCCGACAACGTTCGACTTGCTGATCCTAACCACGGATACAGAAAAACGACCGGAATATGAACTTATCCAGTTAATAGAGCAGCAAGCGGCATCATTACCCTGTGAAATCACCTGTATGGTGCAGAAGTATGCAGCATTTATGGAAGGGCTGCCTGCCGGTTATCGTTTTGACACGACCGTTTACCGTAAAGCCGTACCTGTTTACAGCAATGGAAAACCATTGACTGCAGACCTGCCCGTTGAACCAACGAAAGAAGAGCTTAAAAACCGGATTATCACCCAATGGACCCGATGTTTTACTACCGCCCAACGGTTTTTCAAGACAGCCACTGATTGCCAGCAAGACAACTGGCCGGAGCAGGCAGTATTTAACCTCCATCAGGCAGCGCAACATACCTGTATGGCAATATTAAGAGGAATCACCGGTTACCGGTCAACCACCCATAATCTATCCCGCTTACTAGCCCTGATTGATAACTTCAGTATGGAGCCATCCGTTATTTTCCCCCGATTGACGAGGGCAGAAACGGAACTATTCAACCTGTTAAACAAAGCCTATTCGGATGCCCGCTATAAAGAAGATTATACTGTATCTGCTGAAAAGGCTGCTATCCTCATAGACAGGATAAAGGAATTAATGTCCGTAGCCGAATCCCTTTACCAGAAAAAACTGCAAGAACTGGATAGGGAACAACCAATTGTATTTCCTATAACAACTACACATGAGACAACAGCCTAA
- a CDS encoding site-specific integrase, whose product MNIGEKLNKKGDKIYFFYDLGRGPGQRPSTGVFIYANPQNQIQKNFNKEALKILETKKSQLTIEQQAVGTPVIPAHKFKANFVEYFEDYIKLNKREGNRHLTCCLTKFKAYIKSDFISPVDITENFCKRFRRHLLDTLTGETPANYYARFKWVVKAATKDGYFRNNPTEDIPAVRNPSAALKEHLESEEYVALLNTPCFNQQVKLAFLFSCCTGLRWVDVKRLEWQDLQGGTLITRIIQQKTGKPVVLTLHPIAHAILEEIKQLPLGKTTSTNKVFSLPTANGANKVLGEWIKRAGVNKYVTWSCARLSFSILLKDKNVDDVTIAYLMGHTTTRQVQQTYKRHKPKDQSEAISHLPSFNIAGFL is encoded by the coding sequence ATGAACATTGGAGAAAAGCTCAATAAGAAAGGAGATAAGATCTATTTCTTTTATGATTTAGGTCGTGGCCCCGGACAGCGACCTTCCACCGGCGTATTTATTTATGCCAACCCGCAAAACCAGATTCAAAAGAATTTCAACAAAGAAGCACTGAAGATACTGGAGACTAAAAAGAGCCAGTTAACTATCGAGCAACAAGCGGTAGGCACACCGGTTATACCCGCTCATAAGTTCAAGGCAAACTTCGTTGAGTATTTTGAGGATTATATCAAGTTAAATAAACGAGAAGGCAACCGGCATCTGACCTGCTGTCTTACCAAGTTCAAGGCTTATATCAAAAGTGATTTTATCTCGCCGGTAGATATTACGGAAAACTTCTGCAAAAGGTTCCGGCGGCATTTGCTGGATACATTGACTGGCGAAACTCCGGCTAACTATTATGCACGTTTCAAATGGGTGGTGAAAGCTGCTACTAAGGATGGTTATTTTAGAAATAACCCGACCGAGGATATTCCGGCTGTACGTAATCCAAGTGCTGCGTTGAAGGAACACCTGGAATCAGAGGAATACGTTGCCTTACTTAACACTCCTTGTTTTAACCAGCAGGTGAAGCTGGCATTTTTGTTTAGTTGTTGTACCGGGCTGAGATGGGTGGATGTGAAAAGGCTGGAATGGCAGGATTTACAAGGTGGTACATTAATTACAAGGATCATACAGCAGAAAACAGGCAAGCCTGTGGTGCTTACCCTGCACCCTATAGCTCATGCTATTCTGGAAGAGATTAAACAACTGCCGCTAGGCAAGACAACTTCTACCAATAAAGTATTCAGCCTGCCTACGGCAAATGGAGCTAATAAGGTGTTGGGAGAATGGATTAAACGTGCTGGTGTCAATAAATATGTAACATGGTCATGCGCAAGGTTAAGTTTCTCTATACTTTTAAAGGATAAGAACGTGGATGATGTGACTATCGCGTATCTCATGGGGCATACAACTACAAGGCAGGTACAACAGACTTACAAAAGGCATAAGCCCAAAGATCAATCGGAGGCAATCAGTCACTTGCCATCTTTTAATATTGCGGGTTTCCTTTAG
- a CDS encoding response regulator transcription factor translates to MNSFISLYSEVFETASHYYDNIVKVHVERLTELDNILPPSSTFLMLINTATYNYEFISKNIQYATGLNRESMYAGGIKYLLSKVHKDDIQVWITALQDLMTFCMTNVSKGDRKKMSFQYNYRLQVRPDKIINIVENQIPLELDDIGKPVIGLGHFTVYDDGIFHPIKAYARMLNKNEEYETLFFKNYGVQYLLGGLSNREQDILRLLALKKTSKEIGTKLFISHHTVDTHRRKILKKLKISSTSEILSYCKENKLL, encoded by the coding sequence ATGAACTCATTTATATCTTTATACTCGGAGGTATTTGAAACCGCAAGTCATTATTATGATAATATTGTAAAGGTCCATGTGGAGAGACTTACCGAATTAGACAATATATTGCCCCCTAGTTCTACCTTTCTGATGCTAATTAATACAGCAACGTATAATTATGAATTTATTAGTAAGAATATCCAATATGCTACCGGATTAAATAGAGAAAGCATGTATGCAGGAGGTATTAAATATCTTCTAAGCAAAGTGCATAAAGATGATATCCAGGTTTGGATTACAGCATTACAGGATTTGATGACGTTCTGCATGACCAACGTAAGTAAGGGGGACCGAAAAAAAATGAGTTTTCAATATAATTACCGCCTTCAGGTAAGACCAGATAAGATCATCAATATTGTTGAGAATCAGATCCCACTTGAATTAGATGATATTGGCAAACCTGTCATTGGATTGGGCCATTTCACTGTATACGATGATGGGATATTTCATCCTATCAAGGCGTATGCAAGAATGTTGAATAAAAATGAAGAATATGAAACCTTGTTTTTCAAAAATTATGGCGTCCAATATTTACTAGGTGGGCTTTCCAATAGGGAACAGGACATATTAAGATTACTTGCATTGAAAAAGACTAGTAAAGAAATAGGAACAAAATTATTTATAAGCCATCATACCGTAGATACCCATAGACGTAAAATATTAAAAAAACTCAAAATTTCATCTACATCTGAAATTCTGTCTTATTGTAAAGAGAATAAATTATTATAA
- a CDS encoding YiiX/YebB-like N1pC/P60 family cysteine hydrolase: MERRKFIKSIGIVSVSLSNIPVICSAQQLPPLSPQNGGRSILPSLLKTGDILLSTTNQLSSRIIRNQTDLPISHASIVYNTNDANNPEIAEAVSSGVRIISYKDVMKDDTLCVAIRKTNLSNQDIKTLQEWLLTKIGSDYDFGGVFEEWLALKAQWMNNLRSIALGNPKKFYCSELVNEAYKGIGINLLKYNGPYPNRNSAPGRFVELTWFNELDYIGHLKY, translated from the coding sequence ATGGAAAGAAGAAAATTTATTAAATCCATTGGCATTGTCAGTGTTTCGTTGTCAAATATCCCTGTTATTTGTTCTGCTCAACAGTTACCGCCATTAAGTCCTCAAAATGGTGGCAGATCGATTCTGCCATCTTTGCTAAAGACAGGTGATATTCTATTATCAACTACCAACCAACTTTCATCAAGAATTATTAGAAATCAGACGGACCTTCCTATTAGTCATGCCAGTATTGTTTATAATACCAATGATGCAAATAATCCAGAAATAGCAGAGGCCGTTTCATCAGGTGTTCGAATCATATCCTACAAGGATGTTATGAAAGATGATACACTTTGTGTTGCAATAAGAAAAACAAACTTGTCCAATCAAGATATTAAAACGCTTCAGGAATGGTTGCTTACAAAAATAGGTAGTGATTATGATTTTGGTGGTGTATTTGAAGAATGGTTAGCCCTTAAAGCACAATGGATGAATAATTTAAGATCTATTGCTCTTGGCAATCCTAAAAAATTTTATTGTTCTGAGCTAGTGAATGAAGCTTACAAAGGAATTGGAATTAATTTATTAAAATATAATGGTCCTTACCCCAACCGCAACTCAGCTCCTGGACGTTTTGTAGAACTTACCTGGTTCAATGAATTGGATTACATAGGCCATCTAAAATATTAG
- a CDS encoding IS4 family transposase encodes MDKDRKFPGHPVLSQILELIPTGLIQSANRKHQANRYYKRLPLRIHLVSLLYGVFSYCNGLREICEGMLACEGKLAHLGLDKAPARSTLSDANTNRKYLVFETIYYGLLKKYNSFISDSRLKGLSIRNLKIIDSTTISLFSEILQGVGRNRLDGSRKKGGIKVHTLMDAFSGVTEFVRITPAQEHDRKFLYHLKLKEGSWIVFDKAYNTYHHFAKWTAQKVWFVSRMKDNAVFHVTKVLVDKTKKKQAIGVIKEQYITVGIKTNGTVTERLKLRRVIYKAKDGKRYIYITNDFTLPASKIATIYKNRWMIELLFKQIKQNFPLRYFWGESDNAIKMQVYCVLIAQLLMVVIRKKAATKKSFANMITVIRLHLMSYVDLLEFIKDTYKAWRKTHNASFAFST; translated from the coding sequence TTGGATAAAGATAGAAAATTTCCCGGACACCCGGTTTTGTCACAAATATTAGAATTAATACCTACCGGGTTAATACAATCTGCTAATCGAAAACATCAGGCAAACCGATATTATAAGCGTTTGCCACTGCGGATCCACCTGGTTAGCCTGCTATATGGTGTATTTAGCTATTGCAATGGACTTCGGGAAATTTGTGAGGGTATGCTGGCCTGTGAAGGAAAACTAGCCCATCTCGGTCTTGACAAGGCTCCTGCTAGAAGTACCCTTTCGGATGCCAATACCAACCGTAAGTACCTGGTCTTTGAAACGATTTATTATGGATTACTGAAGAAATATAACTCATTTATATCGGACAGCCGACTGAAAGGGTTAAGTATTCGGAATCTGAAAATCATTGATAGTACAACGATTTCATTGTTCAGTGAGATACTACAAGGTGTAGGCCGTAACCGATTGGACGGTTCCCGGAAAAAGGGAGGCATCAAAGTACATACCCTAATGGATGCATTTAGCGGAGTCACAGAGTTTGTGAGGATTACCCCTGCCCAAGAGCATGACCGTAAGTTCCTGTATCACCTGAAGTTGAAGGAAGGTAGTTGGATAGTTTTTGATAAGGCATATAATACATATCACCATTTTGCCAAATGGACTGCTCAAAAGGTGTGGTTCGTTAGCCGAATGAAAGACAATGCTGTATTCCATGTAACAAAAGTGCTGGTGGATAAAACGAAGAAAAAGCAAGCCATTGGCGTTATAAAAGAGCAATATATCACAGTGGGTATTAAAACAAATGGAACTGTGACTGAACGGCTAAAGCTGCGACGGGTTATTTATAAAGCCAAAGATGGGAAAAGATATATTTATATAACCAATGATTTTACTTTACCGGCATCCAAGATAGCTACTATCTATAAAAATCGATGGATGATAGAGCTGCTCTTTAAGCAGATTAAGCAGAACTTCCCATTACGATACTTTTGGGGAGAAAGCGATAATGCTATCAAAATGCAGGTCTATTGTGTGCTAATCGCTCAGTTGCTAATGGTCGTGATCCGGAAAAAGGCGGCTACAAAAAAATCATTTGCGAATATGATTACCGTAATCCGATTGCATTTAATGAGTTATGTGGACCTGCTTGAGTTTATAAAAGATACTTATAAAGCATGGAGGAAAACACATAATGCGTCATTTGCCTTTTCCACGTAA
- a CDS encoding IS4 family transposase, protein MDKDRKFTGQPVLSQILSLIPVTLIRDAAYKHNSNRYYKKLPLRVHLVSLLYGVFSYCNGLRELCEGLLACEGKLSHLGFDKAPARSTLSDANGSRSYLVFATIYQHLLEKYHGVISDSRLKGLSISNLKIIDSSTISLFGDILRGVGRPRLDGARRKGGIKVHAMMDAFSGVTEFVRMTPAKVHDRQFLLKLKLPKESFIVFDKAYNDYRQFHLWSKQQVWFVSRMKENAVYHVCKVLTDKTRKQKNKGVLKDQLITVGYKQEKDVIRLRLRRVTYKAEDGRIYVFITNNLKISAGQVARIYKYRWMIELLFKQIKQNFPLRYFWGDSQNAIKIQIYCVLIAQLLMVVLRKKSATKKSFANMITVIRLHLMSYVELLSFIKDTYLAWRRVNNPVLSSA, encoded by the coding sequence TTGGATAAAGATAGAAAATTTACCGGACAGCCGGTTTTGTCACAAATATTATCATTAATACCAGTGACGCTGATACGGGATGCTGCTTATAAGCATAATAGCAACCGTTATTATAAAAAGTTGCCGCTGCGCGTCCACCTTGTTAGTTTGCTGTATGGTGTATTTAGTTATTGTAATGGTTTGCGGGAGCTTTGTGAAGGCCTGTTAGCCTGTGAAGGGAAACTTTCCCATCTGGGATTTGATAAGGCCCCAGCCAGAAGCACCCTTTCAGATGCAAATGGTAGTAGAAGTTATCTGGTATTTGCAACTATCTATCAGCATTTACTAGAAAAGTACCATGGAGTTATATCGGACAGCCGGCTAAAGGGATTAAGCATAAGCAATCTCAAGATAATTGACAGTAGCACGATAAGCTTGTTTGGAGATATTCTGCGTGGAGTAGGTCGTCCTAGATTGGATGGTGCAAGACGTAAAGGTGGAATCAAGGTGCATGCTATGATGGATGCCTTTAGTGGAGTCACTGAGTTTGTGCGTATGACCCCAGCTAAAGTACATGACCGGCAGTTCTTGTTAAAGCTGAAGTTACCAAAGGAAAGCTTTATCGTATTTGATAAGGCCTACAATGATTATCGGCAGTTCCATTTATGGAGTAAACAGCAAGTTTGGTTTGTATCCAGGATGAAAGAAAACGCAGTGTATCATGTTTGTAAGGTATTGACAGACAAAACCAGAAAGCAGAAAAATAAAGGAGTGCTAAAAGATCAGCTCATAACAGTCGGATACAAGCAGGAAAAGGATGTGATACGACTGCGTCTGCGACGAGTGACTTACAAGGCAGAGGACGGACGAATATATGTGTTCATAACAAACAATCTCAAGATCAGCGCCGGTCAGGTTGCCCGCATCTACAAATACAGATGGATGATTGAGTTGCTATTTAAACAGATAAAGCAAAACTTCCCATTGAGATATTTTTGGGGAGATAGTCAAAATGCTATCAAAATCCAGATCTATTGTGTTTTAATAGCTCAGTTACTAATGGTTGTTTTAAGAAAAAAATCTGCAACGAAAAAGTCGTTTGCCAATATGATAACAGTCATCCGGCTACATTTAATGAGCTATGTTGAGTTATTAAGTTTTATAAAAGATACTTATCTGGCATGGCGAAGGGTAAATAATCCTGTATTGAGTTCCGCTTAG